A region of Pyxidicoccus parkwaysis DNA encodes the following proteins:
- a CDS encoding cold-shock protein, whose product MATGTVKWFNDAKGFGFITQDGGGEDVFCHHTAINMDGFRTLAEGQRVEFEVTKGPKGLQAQNVRAA is encoded by the coding sequence ATGGCTACCGGTACCGTGAAGTGGTTCAACGATGCGAAGGGCTTCGGCTTCATCACCCAGGACGGGGGTGGTGAGGACGTGTTCTGCCACCACACCGCCATCAACATGGATGGCTTCCGCACCCTGGCCGAGGGCCAGCGGGTGGAGTTCGAAGTCACCAAGGGCCCCAAGGGCCTGCAGGCGCAGAACGTCCGCGCCGCCTGA
- the infC gene encoding translation initiation factor IF-3 yields MVRDQRTNRRIRAREVRVVGSGGEQLGVLPIEAALDRAQSEGMDLVEVNPMAKPPVCKIMDYGKFKYEEKKKASEAKKKQVVVHLKEVKLRPKTEEHDYEFKVRNIRRFLEEGNKAKVTIMFRGREITHKELGSGILDDVIKDLKEVAVTEQAPRMEGRQMFMILAPNPKVAARARELARQQAEAGTKKDEGKPAGRPNEVVVDGAKPEGASRPAGGQAGGVVATQVVAATAVTSSPPSEPK; encoded by the coding sequence ATCGTTCGCGACCAGAGAACGAATCGTCGAATCCGTGCTCGTGAAGTCCGGGTCGTAGGCTCGGGCGGCGAGCAGCTTGGCGTATTGCCAATCGAAGCAGCGCTGGATCGTGCCCAGTCAGAGGGGATGGACCTCGTCGAGGTCAACCCCATGGCGAAGCCGCCGGTCTGCAAGATCATGGACTACGGCAAGTTCAAGTACGAGGAGAAGAAGAAGGCCTCCGAAGCCAAGAAGAAGCAGGTCGTGGTTCACCTCAAGGAGGTGAAGCTCCGCCCGAAGACGGAGGAACACGACTACGAGTTCAAGGTCCGGAACATCCGCCGGTTCCTGGAGGAGGGGAACAAGGCGAAGGTGACCATCATGTTCCGCGGGCGTGAAATCACGCACAAGGAGCTGGGGAGCGGCATCCTCGACGATGTCATCAAGGACCTGAAGGAAGTGGCGGTGACGGAGCAGGCACCGCGCATGGAAGGGCGCCAGATGTTCATGATCCTGGCCCCCAACCCGAAGGTGGCGGCGAGGGCGCGCGAGCTGGCCCGGCAGCAGGCCGAGGCGGGGACGAAGAAGGACGAGGGCAAGCCGGCGGGCAGGCCCAACGAGGTGGTGGTGGACGGGGCGAAGCCGGAGGGCGCGAGTCGCCCGGCCGGTGGACAGGCAGGCGGGGTGGTGGCGACCCAGGTGGTTG
- the thrS gene encoding threonine--tRNA ligase, whose product MSEMITVTLPDGSQKQTARGTTIADFVRESIGAGLAKAALFARVNGQDMDLARKLDEDAKLQIFTPKSPESLELIRHDAAHVVASAVQRLFPGTQVTIGPATEEGFYYDFFREKPFTPEDLEKIEAEANAELKRDAPFVRTEISMDDAVKLFEDKGEKFKVEIVKDIAAKGAKTLTLYTHGDWVDFCLGPHAPSTGKIGVIKILSSSGAYWRGDHRNPMLQRVYGTAFFDKKALQEYLTRIEEAKKRDHRKLGKELDLFHFHQYAPGAAFWTPKGTALYQTLSNWMRDLTAEDGYVEIKTPLMFNKGLWETSGHWGKYKENMFLVLDSESGEHDFSLKPMNCPSHHLFYGFKKHSYRDLPLRLHTQDVLHRNEAAGSLGGLTRVRQFAQDDAHIYCMESQITDEVRRFVKLLDRVYKAVGLTYAVKLSTRPEQRLGDDSLWDRAEGGLKAALESLGLAYELAPGDGAFYGPKIDFAVSDSIGRRWQLGTMQLDYLAPERFDLTYVGEDNAEHRPVVLHRAIFGSFERFTAILIEHFAGAFPAWLAPVQATIVTVADRQLDYARKVRDGLRARGYRVELDERGMTLNAKIREAQLQKVPFTLVVGDNEVEAGAVAPRRYGGEDLKTMKLEDFQALLAKEAALP is encoded by the coding sequence ATGTCCGAAATGATCACGGTGACGCTCCCCGACGGCAGCCAGAAGCAGACCGCCCGGGGCACCACCATCGCGGACTTCGTGCGTGAGAGCATCGGCGCGGGCCTCGCCAAGGCCGCCCTCTTCGCCCGGGTGAACGGCCAGGACATGGACCTGGCCCGGAAGCTGGATGAGGACGCGAAGCTTCAGATCTTCACGCCGAAGAGCCCCGAGTCCCTGGAGCTCATCCGCCACGACGCCGCCCACGTGGTGGCCAGCGCCGTGCAGCGCCTCTTCCCCGGCACGCAGGTCACCATCGGCCCGGCGACGGAGGAGGGCTTCTACTACGACTTCTTCCGCGAGAAGCCCTTCACGCCCGAGGACCTCGAGAAGATTGAAGCCGAGGCCAACGCCGAGCTGAAGAGGGACGCGCCCTTCGTCCGCACCGAAATCTCGATGGACGACGCGGTGAAGCTCTTCGAGGACAAGGGCGAGAAGTTCAAGGTGGAGATCGTCAAGGACATCGCCGCCAAGGGCGCCAAGACGCTCACGCTCTACACGCACGGCGACTGGGTGGACTTCTGCCTCGGGCCCCACGCGCCGAGCACCGGGAAGATTGGCGTCATCAAGATCCTCTCGTCCAGCGGCGCCTACTGGCGCGGCGACCACCGCAACCCGATGCTCCAGCGCGTCTACGGCACGGCCTTCTTCGACAAGAAGGCGCTGCAGGAGTACCTGACGCGGATTGAAGAGGCGAAGAAGCGCGACCACCGCAAGCTGGGCAAGGAGCTGGACCTCTTCCACTTCCACCAGTACGCGCCCGGCGCCGCCTTCTGGACGCCGAAGGGCACCGCGCTCTACCAGACGCTCTCCAACTGGATGCGCGACCTCACGGCCGAGGACGGCTACGTGGAGATCAAGACGCCCCTGATGTTCAACAAGGGCCTCTGGGAGACGAGCGGCCACTGGGGCAAGTACAAGGAGAACATGTTCCTCGTCCTGGACAGCGAGTCCGGCGAGCATGACTTCTCCCTCAAGCCGATGAACTGCCCGTCGCACCACCTGTTCTACGGCTTCAAGAAGCACAGCTACCGGGACTTGCCGCTGCGCCTCCACACGCAGGACGTGCTGCACCGGAACGAGGCGGCGGGCTCGCTCGGCGGCCTCACGCGCGTGCGCCAGTTCGCGCAGGACGACGCGCACATCTACTGCATGGAGAGCCAGATCACCGACGAGGTGCGGCGCTTCGTGAAGCTGTTGGACCGCGTCTACAAGGCGGTGGGCCTCACCTACGCGGTGAAGTTGTCCACGCGTCCCGAGCAGCGGCTGGGTGACGACTCCCTGTGGGACCGCGCCGAGGGCGGCCTCAAGGCGGCGCTGGAGTCGCTGGGCCTCGCGTACGAGCTGGCCCCGGGCGACGGCGCCTTCTACGGCCCGAAGATCGACTTCGCGGTGTCGGACAGCATCGGCCGCCGCTGGCAGCTCGGCACCATGCAGCTGGACTACCTGGCTCCGGAGCGCTTCGACCTGACGTACGTGGGCGAGGACAACGCCGAGCACCGCCCCGTGGTGCTCCACCGCGCCATCTTCGGCTCCTTCGAGCGCTTCACCGCCATCCTCATCGAGCACTTCGCCGGCGCCTTCCCGGCGTGGCTCGCCCCGGTGCAGGCGACGATTGTCACCGTGGCGGACCGTCAGCTCGACTACGCCCGCAAGGTGCGTGACGGCCTGCGCGCCAGGGGCTACCGGGTGGAGCTGGACGAGCGCGGCATGACGCTCAACGCGAAGATTCGCGAGGCCCAGCTCCAGAAGGTGCCCTTCACCCTGGTGGTGGGCGACAACGAGGTGGAGGCGGGGGCCGTGGCGCCGCGCCGGTATGGCGGCGAGGACCTCAAGACGATGAAGCTGGAGGACTTCCAGGCCCTCCTCGCGAAGGAGGCCGCCCTGCCGTAG
- a CDS encoding LPP20 family lipoprotein has product MRRSLWGMLLAVPLTALGQGKEAKAPSPVAAAEAAKPASPTAEAAKPAGAGVNWEGQVLRATGSGAPDLKAANPAQARLGAERAAKMDAFRNLLEQARGIQLSVGRTVGDEMARDEVRGRVEGAIRGYKVVAKRYFSDSGVEVDVEVPLAAITASLVTPAPDTAIALNAQGAEKYTGLVVDARGLGVKPMLAPRLLDGSGKALYGAAALSDESRATAGVAAWFDSLEAAKKAELVGEKPLVVKATGLKGSDLVLASDDAKALAGVNTLFLAEGRVVIVTQ; this is encoded by the coding sequence GTGAGGCGTTCGCTGTGGGGGATGTTGCTGGCGGTGCCGCTGACGGCACTCGGCCAGGGCAAGGAAGCGAAGGCCCCGTCTCCGGTCGCCGCGGCTGAGGCCGCGAAGCCCGCGAGTCCTACGGCGGAGGCCGCGAAGCCCGCGGGCGCCGGCGTCAACTGGGAGGGACAGGTGCTCCGGGCCACCGGCTCAGGCGCGCCGGACCTCAAGGCCGCCAATCCGGCGCAGGCGAGACTGGGCGCGGAGCGCGCGGCGAAGATGGACGCGTTCCGCAATCTCCTGGAGCAGGCGCGAGGCATCCAGCTCAGCGTCGGCCGCACCGTCGGGGACGAGATGGCTCGCGACGAGGTGCGCGGCCGCGTCGAGGGCGCCATCCGCGGCTACAAGGTCGTGGCCAAGCGTTACTTCTCGGACAGTGGCGTGGAGGTGGACGTGGAGGTGCCGCTCGCGGCCATCACCGCGTCGCTGGTGACGCCCGCGCCGGACACCGCGATTGCCCTCAACGCGCAGGGCGCGGAGAAGTACACGGGGCTGGTGGTGGACGCGCGAGGCCTGGGCGTGAAGCCCATGCTGGCGCCCCGGCTGCTGGACGGCTCCGGCAAGGCGCTCTACGGAGCGGCGGCGCTCTCCGACGAGAGTCGCGCCACCGCGGGCGTGGCGGCCTGGTTCGACAGTCTCGAGGCGGCGAAGAAGGCCGAGCTGGTGGGAGAGAAGCCGCTGGTGGTGAAGGCCACGGGGCTGAAGGGCTCGGACCTGGTGCTCGCCTCGGACGACGCGAAGGCGCTGGCCGGAGTCAACACGCTCTTCCTGGCCGAGGGCCGGGTCGTCATCGTCACCCAGTAG
- a CDS encoding AI-2E family transporter: MIPPAPEVGLTEVEARRIDLWWSAVMVGSLGLVFALLSVFGGVAVPVLLALSGAYIFNPMVTALEKRGLDRTWGTTLVFVGGTLLAAGAVLYLVPVFRDEAAKLPDFFRRGSTQVVPHIEALLGRSLPDLVRQRTAELGQQASDLVQSAGPAAARILASFAGNTARFVATLLGLSVVPVLAFFFLQDYPRLMGMVRDLLPRRTVALVGRRFAEVDEVLSAFVRGQLTVGAVLSAIYSVGLSLAGIDMAIVIGVIAGFGNMVPYLGTGVGILLSLVGLMLSWQGPWQLAAVAGTFVVGQMLEGLVITPRIVGEKVGLAPVAVIIAILAFGELFGFVGILLAVPVAAILKVVLRVVVQRYRRTSLYTGEASSQ; this comes from the coding sequence GTGATTCCGCCCGCGCCCGAGGTGGGGCTCACCGAGGTGGAGGCGCGGCGCATCGACCTGTGGTGGTCCGCGGTGATGGTGGGCTCGCTGGGGCTGGTGTTCGCGCTGCTCTCCGTGTTCGGTGGCGTCGCGGTGCCGGTGCTGCTGGCGTTGTCGGGGGCCTACATCTTCAACCCGATGGTGACGGCCCTGGAGAAGCGGGGGCTGGACCGGACGTGGGGGACGACGCTCGTCTTCGTGGGCGGCACGCTGCTCGCGGCGGGCGCGGTGCTGTACCTCGTCCCGGTGTTCCGCGACGAGGCGGCGAAGCTCCCCGACTTCTTCCGCCGCGGAAGCACGCAGGTGGTGCCGCACATCGAGGCGTTGCTGGGCCGCTCGTTGCCGGACCTGGTGCGGCAGCGCACCGCGGAACTGGGGCAGCAGGCATCGGACCTGGTGCAGAGCGCGGGCCCCGCGGCGGCGCGAATCCTCGCGAGCTTCGCGGGCAACACGGCGCGCTTCGTGGCCACGCTCCTGGGCCTGTCGGTAGTGCCGGTGCTGGCCTTCTTCTTCCTCCAGGACTACCCGCGGCTGATGGGCATGGTGAGAGATTTGCTGCCCCGCCGCACGGTGGCGCTCGTCGGCCGCCGCTTCGCCGAGGTGGACGAGGTGCTCTCCGCCTTCGTGCGCGGGCAACTCACGGTGGGCGCGGTGCTGTCGGCCATCTACTCGGTGGGGCTGTCGCTGGCCGGCATCGACATGGCCATCGTCATCGGCGTGATTGCCGGCTTTGGGAACATGGTGCCGTACCTGGGTACAGGCGTGGGCATCCTGCTGTCGCTGGTGGGGCTGATGCTGTCCTGGCAGGGGCCCTGGCAGCTCGCCGCGGTGGCGGGCACCTTCGTCGTGGGTCAGATGCTGGAGGGGCTGGTCATCACTCCGCGCATCGTCGGCGAGAAGGTGGGCCTGGCGCCGGTGGCGGTCATCATCGCCATCCTCGCGTTCGGGGAGTTGTTCGGTTTCGTAGGCATCCTCCTTGCCGTGCCCGTGGCGGCCATCCTCAAGGTGGTGCTGCGCGTGGTGGTGCAGCGCTACCGGCGCACGTCGCTATATACGGGCGAGGCCTCCTCGCAGTGA
- a CDS encoding PEGA domain-containing protein, producing MAKARELMRSAETPSGNLALRCEPVDAEVYLDGVLQGLCSDFTGSPKSLRVGAGLHHIEVKKQGFWPYTTYYEPSGARARLTIQLRSAAAPGGGAP from the coding sequence GTGGCGAAGGCGCGCGAGCTGATGCGGAGCGCGGAGACGCCGAGCGGGAACCTGGCCCTGCGCTGCGAGCCGGTGGACGCGGAGGTGTATCTGGACGGCGTCCTCCAGGGGCTGTGCAGCGACTTCACGGGCTCGCCGAAGTCGCTCCGCGTGGGCGCGGGGCTGCACCACATCGAGGTGAAGAAGCAGGGCTTCTGGCCGTACACGACGTACTACGAGCCCAGCGGTGCCCGGGCGAGGCTGACCATCCAGCTCCGCTCCGCGGCGGCCCCTGGCGGAGGTGCTCCGTGA
- a CDS encoding flagellar assembly protein T N-terminal domain-containing protein, translated as MSLKLTALSLVLASAVFAAAPPPATVTKEVTGEAAIVDGNRDKAFAEAKNAALREAVEQVAGVLVSSDTLTANSQLLSDRIFTRSAGYVRTHEVLERKEEGGVAKVKVRAEVGTAQLDKDLQAVQALIRRMSNSRLLIVLQEQAVSPDKVITSSAVLTQVLTDAFSKDGWRIIDPSFAAGKLELSSGVSLTTPDRKVIQELKVADYVITGTVTFRHEKPGSNSGTLQDQLKGFYMVSGEWELSVFATDSGTQVARLADKFDSSPESRGPAAPVVSYERTSFQIAQHRGKDIVASVRKAVVDYLSQAEQNGTQVVMTVQGLADFKAVKAFKDVLARTITGISDVKQGNFQKGQIQFDLRYLGSTEALAEALGEAAFQQKLTTALGGKPAAKASVTGVTSNTVELTLAR; from the coding sequence ATGTCCCTGAAGCTGACGGCGTTGTCCCTGGTCCTGGCCTCGGCGGTGTTCGCGGCCGCGCCTCCGCCCGCCACCGTCACGAAGGAAGTCACGGGCGAGGCGGCCATCGTCGACGGCAACCGGGACAAGGCCTTCGCCGAGGCGAAGAACGCCGCCCTGCGCGAGGCGGTGGAGCAGGTGGCCGGAGTGTTGGTGTCCTCGGACACGCTCACCGCGAACAGCCAGCTCTTGAGCGACCGCATCTTCACGCGCAGCGCCGGCTACGTGCGCACGCACGAGGTGCTGGAGCGCAAGGAGGAGGGCGGGGTGGCGAAGGTGAAGGTCCGCGCGGAGGTGGGCACGGCCCAGCTCGACAAGGACCTCCAGGCGGTGCAGGCGCTCATCCGGAGAATGAGCAACAGCCGGCTGCTCATCGTGCTGCAGGAGCAGGCCGTGAGCCCGGACAAGGTCATCACCAGCAGCGCGGTGCTGACGCAGGTGTTGACGGATGCGTTCAGCAAGGACGGCTGGCGAATCATCGACCCGTCCTTCGCGGCGGGGAAGCTGGAGCTGTCCTCGGGCGTGTCGCTCACCACTCCGGACCGGAAGGTCATCCAGGAGCTGAAGGTCGCCGACTACGTCATCACCGGCACCGTCACGTTCCGCCACGAGAAGCCGGGCTCCAACTCGGGCACGCTCCAGGACCAGCTCAAGGGCTTCTACATGGTCTCCGGCGAGTGGGAGCTCTCGGTGTTCGCGACGGACTCGGGCACGCAGGTCGCGCGGCTGGCCGACAAGTTCGACAGCAGCCCCGAGAGCCGCGGCCCGGCGGCACCCGTCGTGTCCTATGAGCGCACGTCGTTCCAGATTGCGCAGCACCGAGGGAAGGACATCGTCGCGAGCGTGCGCAAGGCGGTGGTGGACTACCTCTCCCAGGCGGAGCAGAACGGCACCCAGGTGGTGATGACGGTGCAGGGACTGGCGGACTTCAAGGCGGTGAAGGCCTTCAAGGACGTGCTGGCGCGGACCATCACCGGCATCAGCGACGTGAAGCAGGGCAACTTCCAGAAGGGACAGATTCAGTTCGACCTGCGCTACCTGGGCAGCACGGAGGCGCTGGCCGAGGCGCTCGGCGAGGCGGCCTTCCAGCAGAAGCTCACGACGGCGCTGGGCGGCAAGCCCGCGGCGAAGGCCAGCGTGACGGGCGTGACGAGCAACACCGTCGAGCTGACGCTGGCCCGTTGA
- a CDS encoding FecR family protein — translation MRRDAWSARALVAALLLMPGLAAAAVGRVVKVEGSAWRTPEGAERQALQSGVDIEQKDTLDVDAKSGVKLELNDGSVLMLSAGSQLVITEATFAGQERTSFSGYLKLGKVWAEVKKALSGSEAKFEVKTDRAVAGVRGTVLRVDAAPPVIVGALSPSTVVQVYTGVVQVVARVPKPKAAPDAGTKPGERVQVPGPHEVSVEEWEEIVRELQKNRQIEVGDKVGPVTKLDTKRVNDDFGAFVKRNGGLKKP, via the coding sequence ATGCGACGGGACGCGTGGTCTGCGAGGGCGCTGGTGGCGGCGCTGCTGCTCATGCCGGGACTCGCCGCGGCGGCGGTGGGCCGCGTGGTGAAGGTGGAGGGCTCCGCGTGGCGCACGCCCGAAGGTGCCGAGCGTCAGGCGCTCCAGTCCGGAGTGGACATCGAGCAGAAGGACACGCTGGACGTGGACGCGAAGTCCGGCGTGAAGCTGGAGCTCAACGACGGCAGCGTGCTGATGCTGAGCGCGGGCAGTCAGCTCGTCATCACCGAGGCGACGTTCGCCGGCCAGGAGCGCACGAGCTTCTCGGGCTACCTCAAGCTGGGCAAGGTCTGGGCCGAGGTGAAGAAGGCGCTGTCCGGCTCGGAGGCGAAGTTCGAGGTGAAGACGGACCGCGCGGTGGCGGGCGTGCGAGGCACCGTGCTGCGCGTGGACGCGGCGCCGCCCGTCATCGTCGGTGCGCTGTCTCCGAGCACGGTGGTGCAGGTGTACACGGGAGTGGTGCAGGTGGTGGCCCGCGTGCCGAAGCCGAAGGCCGCGCCGGACGCGGGCACGAAGCCCGGTGAGCGTGTACAGGTTCCCGGCCCGCACGAAGTCTCCGTGGAGGAGTGGGAGGAAATCGTCCGCGAGCTGCAGAAGAACAGGCAGATAGAAGTGGGCGACAAGGTAGGCCCCGTGACGAAGCTGGACACGAAGCGGGTCAATGACGATTTCGGCGCTTTCGTGAAGCGCAATGGCGGCTTGAAGAAGCCGTAG
- a CDS encoding PilZ domain-containing protein — MSDKRKARRAPLDIYLNKYMGGVPYMSRAADISQEGLSLARLLEPQHEAKRIGLQFQLPGSDEIIYAEGEVVREWVEAAPAAKRERSGVRFTLLTERHRKMIDAYVDRHGNEN; from the coding sequence ATGAGCGACAAGCGGAAGGCCCGGCGGGCGCCCCTCGACATCTACCTGAACAAGTACATGGGTGGTGTGCCGTACATGTCGAGGGCCGCGGACATCAGCCAGGAGGGACTCAGCCTCGCTCGCCTGCTCGAGCCGCAGCACGAGGCGAAGCGCATCGGCCTCCAGTTCCAGCTCCCGGGCTCGGACGAAATCATCTACGCCGAGGGCGAGGTGGTGCGTGAGTGGGTGGAGGCCGCGCCCGCCGCGAAGCGTGAGCGCTCGGGTGTCCGCTTCACGCTCCTCACCGAGCGTCACCGTAAGATGATCGACGCCTACGTCGACCGACACGGCAACGAGAACTGA
- a CDS encoding FKBP-type peptidyl-prolyl cis-trans isomerase, whose product MRTMWMAALVLALGAPAAHAQTPKPAKKPEPSAKQPPATPPAPAAPFNPESEDAKTIYALGVSMGRDLSFFALTPEEVQLLQKGLADSIAGTAPAIDAKEYGPRIQALAKARQAQASAALLERAAKEPGAVKLPSGVIYREVQAGTGKSPRPTDTVKVNYEGRLLDGTVFDSTAKRGIPAEFPLNGVIPCWTQGVAKMKVGGKAQLTCPGSTAYGERPPPGSRIPPNAVLIFDVELVDIPGDTSK is encoded by the coding sequence ATGCGAACGATGTGGATGGCGGCCCTGGTGTTGGCGCTCGGCGCACCCGCGGCCCACGCTCAGACTCCGAAGCCCGCGAAGAAGCCCGAGCCCTCGGCAAAGCAACCCCCGGCCACCCCGCCCGCTCCCGCGGCCCCGTTCAACCCCGAGTCCGAGGACGCGAAGACCATCTACGCCCTCGGCGTCTCCATGGGCCGTGACTTGTCCTTCTTCGCGCTGACGCCCGAGGAGGTACAGCTCCTCCAGAAGGGCCTCGCGGACAGCATCGCCGGCACCGCGCCCGCGATTGATGCAAAGGAATACGGGCCCAGGATTCAGGCGCTCGCGAAGGCCCGGCAGGCGCAGGCCAGCGCCGCCTTGCTGGAGCGCGCCGCGAAGGAGCCCGGGGCCGTGAAGCTCCCCTCGGGCGTCATCTACCGCGAGGTGCAGGCCGGCACCGGCAAGAGCCCGCGCCCCACCGACACCGTGAAGGTGAACTACGAGGGCCGGCTGTTGGATGGCACCGTGTTCGACAGCACGGCGAAGCGCGGCATCCCCGCCGAGTTCCCCCTCAACGGGGTCATCCCCTGTTGGACTCAGGGCGTCGCGAAGATGAAGGTGGGCGGCAAGGCGCAGCTCACCTGCCCCGGCAGCACCGCGTACGGTGAGCGCCCTCCTCCGGGCTCGCGCATTCCGCCCAACGCCGTGCTCATCTTCGACGTGGAGCTGGTGGACATCCCCGGCGATACCTCGAAGTAG
- a CDS encoding uracil-DNA glycosylase: MTKLEKLHKEIVACTACPRLVEWREEVARVKRRAYRDWNYWGRPVPGFGDPKARLVIVGLAPAAHGANRTGRMFTGDRSGDFLFAGLHRAGFANQPTSEHRDDGLALTDAFIVAAARCAPPDNKPLPDELARCAPFLDREMALLPARVLLALGAIGWNAALASLERTGVAVGSPRPAFGHGAEVALPGGRTLMGCYHVSQQNTQTGRLTPAMFDAVMARVRVLLTGRGEMPSVFP; the protein is encoded by the coding sequence GTGACGAAGCTGGAGAAGCTGCACAAGGAAATCGTCGCCTGCACGGCCTGCCCCCGGCTGGTCGAGTGGCGCGAGGAAGTGGCCCGGGTGAAGCGCCGGGCCTACCGCGACTGGAACTACTGGGGCCGGCCGGTGCCGGGCTTCGGAGACCCGAAGGCGCGGCTGGTCATCGTGGGTCTCGCGCCGGCGGCGCACGGGGCCAACCGGACAGGGAGGATGTTCACCGGAGATCGTTCCGGGGACTTCCTCTTCGCCGGCCTGCACCGCGCGGGCTTCGCCAACCAGCCGACGAGCGAGCACCGGGACGACGGGCTCGCGCTCACGGACGCCTTCATCGTGGCGGCGGCCCGCTGCGCCCCGCCGGACAACAAGCCGCTGCCCGACGAATTGGCCCGGTGCGCGCCGTTCCTGGACCGGGAGATGGCGCTCCTGCCCGCCCGGGTGCTGCTCGCACTGGGGGCCATCGGGTGGAACGCCGCGCTCGCCTCGCTGGAGCGCACCGGCGTCGCGGTGGGCTCGCCCCGGCCCGCCTTCGGCCACGGCGCGGAGGTGGCGCTGCCGGGCGGACGGACGCTCATGGGCTGCTACCACGTCAGCCAGCAGAACACCCAGACGGGGCGTCTCACCCCGGCGATGTTCGACGCGGTGATGGCGCGCGTCCGCGTGCTGCTGACGGGAAGAGGTGAAATGCCCTCCGTGTTTCCTTGA